A section of the Acropora muricata isolate sample 2 chromosome 4, ASM3666990v1, whole genome shotgun sequence genome encodes:
- the LOC136915095 gene encoding blastula protease 10-like encodes MHPLIFCLLLSHSLGNPVPKDENEKRRFAGFRKFEGDMMLKESQIQAAENGLDPTNLAHARGLKRRAQWPGGVVPYVIHPSAKNKILNALGIKGPTERAIFSAIKEWEEKTCIRFVPRTSQKDYVEFFAGDGCWSYVGDLMNGKQQISIGSGCFFHGIVLHEIGHALRFWHEQSRPDRDKYVTIIWDNIKPENKHNFNKYGHGSIDSLGVRYDYGSIMHYGKRDFAKWPWQTTIKTRHGESIGQRQHLSSLDVTQMNLYYKCNDKV; translated from the exons ATGCATCCACTAATTTTTTGTCTGCTTCTTTCACACTCTTTGGGGAACCCTGTTCCAAAAGACGAAAATGAGAAACGAC GTTTTGCAGGGTttcgaaaatttgaaggagACATGATGCTCAAAGAGTCACAGATTCAAGCTGCTGAAAACGGCTTGGATCCAACGAATCTTGCGCATGCGCGAGGCTTAAAGCGCAGAGCACAATGGCCTGGTGGAGTGGTCCCATATGTAATACACCCAAGCGCCA aaaataaaattctaAATGCATTGGGAATAAAGGGGCCGACGGAGAGAGCGATATTCAGTGCCATAAAAGAATGGGAGGAGAAAACCTGCATTAGATTTGTGCCCAGGACCAGTCAAAAAGACTACGTGGAGTTTTTTGCTGGAGATGG ATGCTGGTCATACGTTGGTGACCTTATGAATGGAAAGCAGCAGATATCCATTGGCAGTGGTTGTTTTTTCCATGGCATAGTTTTACACGAAATCGGACATGCTCTAC GATTTTGGCACGAGCAGAGTCGCCCTGATCGAGATAAGTATGTGACAATTATCTGGGATAACATTAAACCAG AGAATAAACACAACTTCAACAAGTATGGCCATGGCTCTATAGACAGCTTAGGCGTTCGTTACGACTATGGATCCATAATGCATTATGGCAAAAGAGACTTTGCAAAGTGGCCCTGGCAGACCACCATAAAGACCAGGCACGGCGAGTCCATTGGTCAGCGGCAACACTTGAGTTCCTTGGATGTAACACAAATGAACCTTTACTATAAGTGCAATGACAAGGTTTGA
- the LOC136915093 gene encoding melanocyte-stimulating hormone receptor-like, with protein MLALLTAYILQYNSKGLWKVKIISIAAEGTEMPGTANASLLLNVSESSPTRGAGGSGLASLSMDSVMAAWFFYAIIAVVAVFGNLLVVTAFFINEKLRTVTNYFVLGLAVADILVGAISVPLWMYILKSYASSTSGKNFKYVEMFYRTMDGFAGISSILHLMAISMERYFCVGWAVRHRNTPKHVYYIALFLVWLFSALAACIKLMIPKIEAKEFALLTSVVFFLLPLTIIVIAYAAIWKIAMTRMNNNPSKRSLKREIRTAATIAFVIGFFLVAWTPFFVTFVIVAYCPPSVCPFNWSATIFYKVLHYSNSSINPIVYGVRIPEFRKTSKLIFKRLFGPALAPCRRNAFLEDRNGNPNMRLEAFNLEK; from the exons atgctcgctcttttgactgcatatattttacagtacaattcaaaaggactctggaaagttaaaatcatttctatagcagctgaaggaac TGAAATGCCTGGGACAGCCAATGCATCGCTCTTGCTCAACGTCTCAGAATCGTCGCCTACAAGAGGAGCTGGAGGAAGTGGGTTGGCCTCCCTGTCCATGGATTCCGTTATGGCTGCTTGGTTCTTTTATGCCATCATCGCTGTAGTAGCAGTATTTGGCAATCTCTTGGTGGTAACAGCCTTTTTCATTAACGAAAAACTCCGCACAGTGACAAATTACTTCGTCCTTGGCTTAGCAGTTGCGGATATTTTGGTCGGTGCCATTTCTGTTCCTTTGTGGATGTATATATTGAAAAGTTATGCCTCCTCCACAAGCGGCAAAAACTTCAAATACGTCGAGATGTTTTACAGAACAATGGATGGCTTTGCAGGGATCTCGTCAATTCTCCACCTCATGGCTATCTCCATGGAGAGATACTTCTGTGTTGGCTGGGCCGTAAGGCATCGAAACACGCCCAAGCACGTGTATTATATCGCCTTGTTTTTGGTATGGTTGTTTTCTGCGTTGGCGGCTTGTATCAAACTCATGATCCCTAAAATCGAGGCAAAAGAGTTCGCCCTTTTGACGTCAGTCGTCTTCTTTCTCCTACCTTTAACCATCATCGTCATTGCATACGCTGCCATTTGGAAAATCGCCATGACACGTATGAACAACAACCCGAGCAAACGCTCGCTGAAGCGTGAGATTCGCACCGCCGCCACCATCGCCTTCGTTATTGGTTTTTTCTTGGTAGCTTGGACTCCATTTTTTGTCACCTTTGTCATTGTAGCGTACTGCCCGCCATCGGTATGCCCTTTCAATTGGTCCGCCACCATCTTTTACAAAGTTTTGCATTATTCCAACTCGTCAATCAATCCAATTGTGTATGGGGTTCGCATTCCTGAATTTAGGAAGACCtccaaattaatttttaaacgACTCTTTGGACCCGCTTTAGCACCATGTAGAAGAAACGCTTTTCTGGAGGACAGAAACGGTAATCCCAATATGCGACTAGAAGCCTTCAatcttgaaaaatga